Proteins from a genomic interval of Medicago truncatula cultivar Jemalong A17 chromosome 3, MtrunA17r5.0-ANR, whole genome shotgun sequence:
- the LOC25490814 gene encoding phosphomethylpyrimidine synthase, chloroplastic, with product MASVHANVTSVVCKNGNHDSQLKFPNSVFLPRFDVVGRASNAWRKELAPSSIALVPRATLAFDPPTTNADKTKPKKYTVNPASPDFLPLPSFEECFPKSTKESREVVHEESGHVLKVPFRRVHLSGDESHFDSYDTSGPQNISPRIGLPKLRKEWIDRREKIGGPRFTQMYYAKQGIITEEMLYCATREKLDPEFVRSEVARGRAIIPSNKKHLELEPTIVGRNFLVKVNANIGNSAVVSSIEEEVYKVQWATMWGADTVMDLSTGRHIHETREWILRNSAVPVGTVPIYQALEKVNGIAEDLTWEIFRDTLIEQAEQGVDYFTIHAGVLLRYIPLTAKRMTGIVSRGGSIHAKWCLAYHKENFAYEHWDDILDICNQYDVALSIGDGLRPGSIYDANDTAQFAELLTQGELTRRAWEKDVQVMNEGPGHVPMHKIPENMKKQLEWCNEAPFYTLGPLTTDIAPGYDHITSAIGAANIGALGTALLCYVTPKEHLGLPNRDDVKDGVIAYKIAAHAADLAKQHPHAQAWDDALSKARFEFRWMDQFALSLDPMTAMSFHDETLPSEGAKVAHFCSMCGPKFCSMKITEDVRKYAEKHGYGDVEEALKQGMNAMSAEFLAAKKTISGEQHGEAGGEIYLPESYLSSKEGTI from the exons ATGGCGTCTGTGCATGCTAATGTGACATCAGTTGTTTGCAAGAATGGCAACCATGATTCTCAATTGAAGTTCCCGAATTCTGTGTTCTTGCCTCGGTTTGACGTTGTTGGACGCGCTTCAAATGCTTGGAGGAAGGAACTAGCTCCATCTTCCATTGCTTTGGTACCTAGAGCCACATTGGCATTCGACCCTCCAACTACTAATGCAgacaaaaccaaaccaaagaAGTACACTGTTAACCCTGCTTCTCCTGATTTTCTTCCACTTCCTTCCTTCGAAGAGTGCTTTCCAAAGAGCACAAAAGAATCCAG GGAAGTCGTTCATGAGGAAAGTGGTCATGTGCTCAAAGTTCCATTTCGACGAGTTCACCTGTCCGGTGATGAATCACACTTTGATAGCTATGACACCAGTGGTCCGCAAAATATAAGTCCAAGGATAG GACTACCAAAATTGCGCAAAGAGTGGATTGATAGGAGAGAAAAAATAGGTGGTCCAAGATTCACTCAGATGTACTATGCAAAGCAGGGAATCATTACCGAGGAGATGCTTTATTGTGCGACTCGTGAGAAGCTCGACCCAGAGTTTGTGAGGTCAGAAGTTGCCCGTGGACGAGCTATCATCCCTTCCAACAAGAAGCACTTGGAGTTAGAGCCGACAATAGTTGGAAGAAACTTTTTGGTGAAAGTAAATGCAAACATTGGAAATTCAGCAGTTGTAAGCTCTATAGAAGAGGAAGTTTACAAGGTTCAATGGGCGACAATGTGGGGAGCTGACACAGTCATGGATCTCTCTACCGGTCGCCACATCCATGAAACGCGAGAGTGGATCTTACGCAACTCTGCTGTACCAGTTGGGACTGTACCTATTTATCAAGCACTTGAGAAAGTTAACGGCATTGCGGAAGATCTTACTTGGGAGATTTTCAGGGATACCTTGATTGAACAAGCTGAACAAGGTGTTGATTACTTCACCATCCATGCTGGAGTACTTCTTAGGTATATTCCTTTAACTGCAAAGCGCATGACAGGAATAGTTTCTAGAGGAGGATCGATTCATGCAAAGTGGTGCTTAGCTTATCACAAAGAGAATTTCGCTTATGAGCACTGGGATGACATACTTGACATCTGCAATCAGTATGATGTGGCACTATCCATTGGTGATGGTTTAAGACCTGGATCCATTTATGATGCAAATGACACAGCTCAATTTGCCGAGCTTTTGACACAAGGCGAGCTGACTCGTAGAGCATGGGAAAAGGATGTACAG GTGATGAATGAAGGACCAGGACATGTTCCAATGCACAAGATTCCtgaaaacatgaaaaaacaGCTAGAATGGTGTAATGAAGCACCTTTCTACACTCTTGGTCCTTTAACAACCGATATTGCCCCTGGTTACGATCACATCACCTCTGCTATTGGTGCTGCAAATATCGGTGCACTTGGTACTGCTCTTCTCTGTTACGTGACTCCAAAAGAACATCTCGGGTTGCCAAACCGAGATGATGTGAAGGATGGAGTGATAGCTTACAAGATTGCTGCTCATGCTGCTGATTTAGCCAAACAACATCCACATGCTCAAGCCTGGGACGATGCCTTAAGCAAGGCGAGATTTGAATTCCGGTGGATGGACCAGTTTGCTTTGTCTTTGGATCCGATGACAGCCATGTCCTTCCACGATGAAACTTTGCCATCGGAAGGTGCAAAGGTGGCTCATTTCTGCTCGATGTGTGGCCCTAAATTCTGTTCTATGAAGATAACCGAAGATGTGAGAAAATATGCTGAGAAACATGGTTATGGGGATGTTGAAGAAGCTTTGAAGCAGGGGATGAATGCTATGAGTGCAGAATTTCTTGCTGCGAAGAAAACTATCAGTGGAGAACAACATGGTGAAGCTGGTGGAGAGATTTACTTGCCAGAATCTTACTTAAGTTCTAAGGAAGG GACTATATAA
- the LOC25490816 gene encoding uncharacterized protein, with translation MTSLFMSFTPTTTRTRVFAPTATKGTTSAPIKEEKGFLDWILGGMQKEDQFFETDPILKKVEEKSAGTTSNGRKNTVVVPPQKKKGGGFGGLFAK, from the coding sequence ATGACTTCATTGTTCATGTCATTTACTCCAACAACTACTAGAACTAGAGTTTTTGCACCAACTGCAACAAAGGGTACTACAAGTGCACCCATCAAAGAAGAGAAAGGCTTTCTTGATTGGATTCTTGGAGGAATGCAGAAGGAAGACCAGTTTTTTGAGACTGATCCTATCCTCAAGAAGGTGGAGGAGAAGAGTGCAGGAACAACTAGCAACGGTCGCAAGAACACCGTGGTTGTGCCACCACAAAAGAAGAAGGGTGGAGGCTTTGGTGGCTTGTTTGCCAAGTGA
- the LOC25490822 gene encoding cytochrome P450 86A1 gives MMVEVDTNTLPLFFTLAAALFAYLLWFHLLARTLTGPKVFPFFGSLPVLFMNRNRVHDWMTSNLNRTGGSNTYQTCILPFPFLARKQGFYTVTSHPKNIEHILRTRFDNYPKGPTWQTAFHDLLGHGIFNSDGDTWLVQRKTAALEFTTRTLRQAMARWVNRTIKNRLWCILDKAVKEKVTVDLQDLLLRLTFDNICGLTFGKDPETLSPDLPDNPFSLSFDYATEATLQRLLYPGFFWRIQKLLDFGAEKKLRESLSIVENYMNDAVSAREKSPSDDLLSRFLKKRDGNGKPFDAGKLRHIALNFVLAGRDTSSVALSWFFWLVMNHPSVEEKILAELTAVLAETRGGDSRRWTEEAVDFEEAEKLVYLKAALAETLRLYPSVPEDFKYAVDDDVLPDGTVVPAGSTVTYSIYSVGRMKSVWGEDCMEFKPDRWLSVHEGQTRFEPPKDGYKFVAFNAGPRTCLGKDLAYLQMKSVAAAVLIRYRLLPVPGHKVQQKMSLTLFMKYGLRVFLCPRQLQQPNSA, from the coding sequence ATGATGGTGGAAGTTGATACAAATACACTTCCTCTTTTTTTTACCCTTGCAGCTGCATTATTTGCATACTTATTATGGTTCCATTTACTTGCTCGAACCCTAACCGGTCCAAAAGTTTTTCCATTTTTCGGCAGCCTCCCGGTTCTCTTCATGAACCGGAACCGGGTTCACGATTGGATGACCTCAAACCTAAACCGAACCGGCGGTTCAAATACTTACCAAACATGCATCCTTCCTTTCCCATTCTTAGCCCGTAAACAAGGCTTCTACACAGTCACAAGTCACCCAAAAAACATTGAACATATCCTCCGAACCCGGTTCGATAATTACCCAAAAGGACCAACATGGCAAACCGCTTTCCATGATCTTTTAGGACACGGAATCTTCAACAGCGATGGTGACACGTGGCTGGTTCAACGTAAAACCGCTGCACTCGAATTCACAACTCGAACCCTTCGTCAAGCCATGGCTCGTTGGGTGAACCGAACCATAAAAAACCGGTTATGGTGCATTTTAGACAAAGCGGTAAAAGAAAAAGTTACCGTTGATTTACAAGACCTTCTTTTACGGTTAACTTTTGATAACATTTGTGGACTCACTTTTGGAAAAGATCCGGAGACTCTTTCTCCGGATCTTCCAGATAAccccttttctctttctttcgaTTACGCCACTGAAGCTACATTGCAAAGACTACTTTACCCCGGATTCTTTTGGAGGATCCAGAAGCTTCTAGATTTTGGTGCTGAGAAAAAATTGAGAGAGAGTTTAAGTATTGTTGAAAATTATATGAATGACGCTGTTTCAGCTCGCGAGAAATCCCCATCCGATGATCTTTTATCGCGCTTTTTGAAGAAGCGCGACGGCAATGGAAAACCGTTTGACGCCGGGAAACTGAGACACATTGCATTGAATTTTGTTCTAGCAGGGAGAGATACTTCATCAGTGGCATTGAGCTGGTTTTTCTGGCTTGTCATGAATCATCCTAGCGTGGAGGAGAAGATTCTAGCAGAGTTAACGGCGGTTTTGGCTGAAACTCGCGGTGGTGATTCTCGCCGGTGGACGGAGGAAGCCGTGGATTTTGAGGAAGCAGAGAAGCTTGTTTATCTAAAAGCTGCATTGGCTGAGACACTAAGACTATATCCTTCGGTGCCGGAGGATTTCAAATATGCGGTCGACGACGATGTTTTACCAGACGGAACGGTGGTTCCGGCGGGTTCAACGGTGACATATTCGATATATTCAGTTGGAAGAATGAAGAGTGTATGGGGTGAAGATTGCATGGAATTTAAACCGGACCGGTGGTTATCGGTTCATGAAGGTCAAACCCGGTTTGAACCACCAAAAGATGGTTATAAGTTTGTGGCTTTTAATGCTGGACCGAGGACTTGTTTAGGGAAGGATTTGGCTTACCTTCAAATGAAAtctgttgctgctgctgtttTGATTCGTTACCGGCTTTTACCGGTTCCCGGTCATAAGGTTCAACAAAAAATGTCTCTTACACTCTTTATGAAGTATGGGTTACGTGTGTTCTTGTGTCCACGTCAGCTTCAGCAACCCAACTCTGCATAG